A window from Citrus sinensis cultivar Valencia sweet orange chromosome 3, DVS_A1.0, whole genome shotgun sequence encodes these proteins:
- the LOC102628497 gene encoding uncharacterized protein LOC102628497 gives MEMFFYLVFGALGAVVAALELSKTNKDRINTSSAFNSFKNNYLLVYSLMMAGDWLQGPYVYYLYSTYGFGKGEIGQLFIAGFGSSMLFGTIVGSLADKQGRKRACVTYCLTYILSCITKHSPQYKILMIGRILGGIATSLLFSAFESWLVAEHNKRGFEQQWLSITFSKAIFLGNGLVAILSGLFGNLLVDSFSLGPVAPFDAAACFLAIGMVIILSSWTENYGDPSESKDLLTQFRGAAVAIASDEKIALLGAIQSLFEGSMYTFVFLWTPALSPNDEEIPHGFIFATFMLASMLGSSLASRLMARSPPRVESYMQIVFVVSSVSLLLPIVTSFLVAPSNVKSGGISFSGSLQLLGFCTFEACVGIFWPSIMKMRSQYIPEEARSTIMNFFRIPLNIFVCVVLYNVDAFPITVMFGMCSIFLLVASVLQRRLMVIADKPKTQEWAMKERDAEAEPLNL, from the exons TGCAGTGGTGGCTGCATTGGAGCTGAGTAAAACCAACAAAGATAGAATCAATACTTCATCGGCTTTCAATTCTTTCAAGAACAATTACCTTTTGGTTTACTCACTCATGATGG CTGGGGATTGGTTGCAGGGTCCTTATGTCTACTACCTCTATAGTACTTATGGATTTGGAAAAGGGGAGATTGGGCAGCTATTTATAGCTGGTTTTGGGTCCTCCATGTTGTTCGGCACAATTGTCGGATCTCTAGCTGACAAACa GGGTCGAAAGAGGGCATGCGTGACGTATTGCCTAACATACATTCTAAGCTGCATCACTAAGCATTCTCCTCAATACAAAATTCTGATGATAGGTCGTATTTTGGGAGGTATCGCAACTTCTCTCTTATTTTCAGCATTTGAGTCATGGCTTGTTGCAGAGCACAACAAG AGGGGCTTTGAGCAACAATGGCTGTCTATAACATTCTCAAAGGCAATATTTCTTGGAAATGGTCTTGTTGCTATTTTGTCTGGATTGTTTGGAAACCTTCTTGTTGATTCATTTTCTCTCGGGCCTGTGGCCCCCTTTGATGCTGCTGCTTGCTTTCTCGCGATTGGAATGGTCATTATTTTGTCATCTTGGACCGAAAACTATGGAGATCCGTCAGAGAGCAAGGACTTGCTTACCCAATTCAGGGGTGCTGCTGTGGCAATCGCTTCTG ATGAAAAAATTGCCTTACTGGGTGCTATCCAGTCCTTGTTTGAAGGGTCGATGTATACCTTTGTGTTCCTCTGGACTCCTGCTTTAAGCCCAAATGATGAGGAAATTCCCCAtggttttatttttgcaaCTTTCATGTTGGCTTCAATGTTGGGAAGTTCCCTTGCATCTCGTTTGATGGCACGCTCACCACCAAGGGTTGAGAGCTACATGCAGATAGTTTTTGTAGTGTCATCTGTCTCGCTATTGCTTCCAATTGTAACCAGT TTCCTGGTAGCACCTTCCAATGTGAAAAGTGGAGGCATCTCATTTTCAGGCTCTCTCCAGCTTCTTGGCTTCTGTACCTTTGAGGCTTGTGTAGGCATATTCTGGCCATCCATTATGAAGATGAGGTCCCAGTACATTCCAGAGGAGGCCAGAAGCACCATCATGAACTTCTTCCGCATTCCTCTCAATATCTTTGTGTGCGTTGTGCTGTACAAT GTCGATGCATTCCCCATTACTGTTATGTTCGGCATGTGCTCGATTTTCCTCTTGGTGGCATCAGTCTTGCAGAGGCGGCTGATGGTGATTGCAGACAAACCCA AGACACAAGAATGGGCAATGAAAGAAAGAGACGCTGAGGCAGAGCCATTAAACCTTTAA